In the Siphonobacter curvatus genome, one interval contains:
- a CDS encoding ArnT family glycosyltransferase, with protein MKNKNLTTEPTPVSTAGTSRILLYVYAALLALIGWFVFQYIFDKKLSLTGDATDYYMLGKAIAQGDGYVGITGPERVPANHFPPGYPFVIALIMRLFSDKTTTIQAFNGFFLVVSLLLLFDMFRRMGRNIHLAFVGALLVALNFHILQYATMMMSEMTYFFISLLALWFFVKSDLKRPAWKDPYFWGFALGVVASYYVRQTGLMMLGGAGLYLLVRKKWQHILFMGVIFVLGVLPWQIRASKLGGDSHLRDMQRINPLRPEEGVVQGFGGWVERFWHNTERYITREIPSATLSTNVEDYASSVSSGEWLAGLALLALITLGWFHLRQYRLLMAGYAMATFALLLIYPEVWTGNRLMLHLVPFFVFCGLYGLYYLIGLGLEKVRVTSPLVRRVGVPFLFLFLVPSFIGQTATETRPGDGIKFLRQMARIPSYDPAHENYFQAAAWIKEYAPQNSMVVCRKPSLFVVFSNSYVTTYPYTENQKDFREYLTKRKTNFVVVDALGYSSTPRYLIPYVQANPDQFEIVLQLQNPDTFLCRFHPELGWHGPYNDKGMPAGKGEYRFGDGRKFVGTFSDGRMLSLTGEGTFYDPQGKVLGPATFVNGQQK; from the coding sequence ATGAAAAACAAAAACCTCACGACTGAACCGACCCCCGTTTCCACTGCCGGAACCTCCCGAATCCTCCTGTACGTATACGCCGCTTTGTTAGCTTTGATTGGATGGTTTGTTTTTCAGTACATCTTCGACAAGAAACTTTCGCTAACCGGCGATGCTACGGATTACTACATGTTAGGTAAAGCCATTGCTCAGGGGGATGGCTACGTGGGCATCACGGGTCCGGAACGCGTACCTGCCAATCACTTCCCGCCGGGATATCCCTTTGTGATTGCCCTGATCATGCGGTTGTTTTCGGACAAAACGACGACCATTCAGGCCTTCAATGGCTTTTTCTTGGTAGTATCCCTGTTACTACTATTCGACATGTTTCGCCGCATGGGCCGGAATATTCATCTGGCTTTTGTCGGGGCATTACTGGTGGCTCTCAACTTCCACATTTTACAGTATGCGACCATGATGATGAGTGAAATGACGTATTTCTTCATTTCGCTACTGGCGCTGTGGTTCTTCGTAAAGTCAGACCTCAAACGTCCAGCCTGGAAAGATCCCTACTTCTGGGGCTTTGCTCTGGGCGTGGTGGCTTCGTACTACGTGCGGCAAACGGGACTGATGATGCTGGGCGGAGCCGGACTCTATCTGTTGGTTCGGAAGAAATGGCAACACATCCTTTTCATGGGTGTGATTTTCGTACTGGGCGTGTTGCCCTGGCAGATCCGGGCTTCGAAACTGGGCGGTGATAGTCACTTGAGAGATATGCAACGAATTAATCCGCTTCGGCCCGAAGAAGGAGTGGTACAGGGTTTCGGCGGCTGGGTAGAGCGTTTCTGGCACAATACCGAACGCTATATCACGCGTGAGATTCCCAGTGCCACACTGAGTACGAACGTGGAGGATTACGCTTCATCCGTTTCTTCGGGGGAATGGCTGGCTGGACTCGCGCTGTTGGCTCTGATTACGTTAGGTTGGTTCCATTTGCGACAGTATCGCTTACTCATGGCCGGGTATGCAATGGCTACCTTCGCTCTGTTACTGATTTACCCGGAAGTCTGGACGGGGAACCGACTGATGCTACACCTGGTCCCCTTCTTCGTGTTTTGTGGGCTGTATGGGCTGTATTACCTGATTGGACTAGGACTGGAAAAAGTACGGGTAACCAGCCCACTGGTTCGGCGGGTGGGGGTTCCCTTTCTCTTCCTGTTTTTAGTACCCAGCTTTATCGGGCAAACGGCTACGGAAACGCGACCCGGCGATGGGATCAAGTTTCTACGGCAGATGGCCCGGATTCCCAGCTACGACCCGGCTCACGAAAACTATTTTCAGGCCGCAGCCTGGATTAAGGAGTACGCTCCCCAAAACTCCATGGTGGTATGCCGCAAACCCAGCTTGTTCGTCGTTTTCTCGAACAGCTACGTAACCACGTATCCCTACACGGAGAACCAAAAGGACTTTCGGGAGTATCTCACCAAACGCAAAACCAACTTTGTGGTAGTTGACGCTCTAGGCTATTCGTCGACCCCCCGCTACCTGATTCCTTACGTGCAGGCCAACCCCGATCAGTTCGAGATCGTCCTGCAATTGCAGAATCCGGATACCTTTCTCTGTCGTTTCCATCCTGAATTGGGGTGGCACGGTCCCTACAACGACAAAGGCATGCCGGCTGGGAAAGGCGAGTATCGCTTCGGTGATGGTCGCAAGTTCGTGGGTACGTTCAGCGACGGTCGCATGCTATCGCTGACGGGCGAAGGTACGTTCTATGATCCGCAGGGTAAGGTACTGGGTCCCGCTACGTTTGTAAACGGTCAGCAAAAGTAA
- a CDS encoding nucleoside permease, producing MKSTVRIQLMLMMFLQFFCWGSWYGQVTKYLGTTLGATGEQQGAAFSTFSIAMLIAPFFVGMIADRYFSAQKVLGVLNLLGAAVLYFLTQATNPDQFFWLILAYCLTFTPTLALATSIAMNQMASPEKEFPNIRVAGTIAWIVVANIVGYLGVGDQVTIFQFAMVASLILGVFSFFLPDTPPKATGPAKASQILGTDAFVLFKDRSFAIFFLSSILICIPLSFYYAMANPSLTDSGMTNVENKMSLGQASEVIFMLLLPLSYSKLGVKWTFIVALIAWIVRFLCFGFGDAGSGEWILYLAIILHGVCYDFFFVTGQIYTDNKAGERIKTQAQSLITFATYGVGMGIGSYISGVLKDTFTTEAGVNWSGYWMVPAGIAGIILLLFIAVFREKQSTASPEKVLQ from the coding sequence ATGAAGTCTACCGTTCGGATTCAACTCATGCTCATGATGTTTCTCCAGTTTTTCTGCTGGGGATCGTGGTATGGTCAAGTAACCAAGTACCTGGGAACGACACTGGGAGCTACGGGTGAACAACAAGGTGCTGCCTTTTCGACGTTTTCGATTGCGATGCTGATTGCACCCTTTTTCGTAGGGATGATCGCGGACCGCTATTTCTCAGCTCAGAAAGTGTTGGGCGTATTAAATCTGCTGGGAGCTGCCGTTCTTTATTTTCTAACGCAGGCAACGAATCCCGATCAGTTTTTCTGGCTGATTCTGGCCTACTGCCTCACCTTTACGCCAACGCTGGCTTTGGCAACAAGCATTGCCATGAACCAGATGGCGAGCCCGGAGAAGGAATTCCCTAATATTCGTGTGGCCGGAACGATTGCGTGGATTGTCGTGGCGAACATTGTGGGCTATCTGGGCGTAGGAGATCAGGTAACGATCTTCCAGTTTGCCATGGTTGCTTCGTTGATTCTGGGCGTCTTTTCATTTTTCTTACCCGATACGCCGCCGAAGGCAACGGGTCCGGCTAAAGCGTCCCAGATTCTCGGAACCGATGCCTTTGTACTGTTCAAAGATCGTTCTTTCGCTATTTTCTTCCTGTCTTCGATTCTGATCTGTATTCCGCTTTCGTTTTACTACGCCATGGCGAACCCTTCGCTGACGGATTCCGGTATGACGAACGTGGAAAACAAAATGTCGCTGGGACAGGCTTCCGAAGTGATCTTCATGTTGCTGTTACCACTGTCGTATAGCAAACTGGGCGTGAAGTGGACGTTCATTGTCGCATTGATTGCCTGGATTGTCCGCTTCCTGTGCTTTGGTTTCGGCGATGCCGGTTCCGGCGAGTGGATTCTGTACCTGGCGATCATTTTGCACGGCGTTTGCTACGACTTTTTCTTCGTAACCGGACAAATCTATACCGATAACAAAGCGGGTGAACGCATTAAAACACAGGCCCAGAGCTTGATCACGTTTGCTACCTACGGGGTGGGAATGGGCATCGGCTCGTACATTTCGGGTGTGCTAAAAGATACCTTTACGACGGAAGCGGGGGTAAACTGGAGTGGTTACTGGATGGTACCAGCGGGCATCGCGGGTATCATTCTTCTGCTGTTTATTGCCGTATTCCGGGAGAAACAATCGACGGCTTCACCGGAAAAAGTGTTGCAGTAA